From Pseudorasbora parva isolate DD20220531a chromosome 25, ASM2467924v1, whole genome shotgun sequence, one genomic window encodes:
- the zgc:77158 gene encoding solute carrier family 45 member 3 → MTGWRSQWRLVLLNSLTCGLEICVAAGITYVPPLLLEAGVEEQYMTMVLGIGPVLGLLFIPLIGSASDHCNSSYGRRRPFIWLLSLGVLLALLIIPHADVLATNLSWGSTRRNQALQVGLLILGVGLLDFCGQVCFTPLEALLSDLYRERDDCGQAFAMFSFMVSLGGCVGYLLPALDWSGGLLSFYLGGQAECLFSVLILIFVVSVLVTMKVSEEPMSTLEPGPLEPGQCFPRSCCYLFQCKLRTLKSGPLMCLLRTCWSMTPAIYRSYCHVPHVMRQLCLAQLCSWMGVMSFMLFYTDFVGEGLYEGVPSAAPGTALRQRYDEGIRMGSLGLFLQCATSTFFSLVMSRLVRLFGTRTVYLSSMVCFTVSVLVICLSKSVLLVTAMSALTGFAYATLQTLPYTLTCHYHKEKEVYMQNSKTKKTHTNGFTITRDSVCLTLDNGPGDINHKSGVSNGHAHNNKDKAEYYPPLNNQNGLESEDFEKRGVGLDFAILDSTFLLSQVFPTFFMGMIVQFTESVTAYIASSAIFGAIGIYFATHIIFDQKDLRN, encoded by the exons ATGACTGGATGGAGGTCTCAGTGGCGTCTGGTCCTACTGAACTCGCTGACATGTGGCCTGGAGATCTGCGTGGCAGCTGGGATTACGTACGTGCCGCCTCTGCTGCTAGAAGCGGGCGTGGAGGAACAGTACATGACGATGGTTTTAG gTATTGGACCTGTTCTGGGACTTCTCTTCATCCCTCTGATTGGCTCAGCCAGTGATCACTGCAACAGCAGCTACGGTCGACGTCGACCCTTCATATGGCTGTTGTCATTGGGAGTTCTCCTAGCCCTTTTGATCATACCACATGCTGACGTGTTGGCCACCAACCTGAGCTGGGGCAGCACCCGCCGCAACCAGGCTCTCCAGGTGGGCCTGCTCATCCTCGGCGTAGGCCTTTTAGACTTCTGCGGGcaggtgtgctttacaccactggaGGCGTTACTCTCAGACCTCTACCGTGAACGGGATGACTGCGGACAGGCTTTCGCCATGTTCTCCTTCATGGTTAGCCTTGGAGGTTGTGTGGGTTACCTTCTACCCGCCCTGGACTGGAGCGGTGGGCTCCTTTCCTTCTACCTGGGTGGGCAGGCGGAGTGCTTGTTTTCCGTCCTCATCCTCATTTTCGTGGTCAGCGTGTTGGTCACCATGAAAGTTTCCGAGGAACCCATGTCCACCTTAGAACCGGGGCCCTTGGAGCCCGGGCAGTGTTTTCCACGCTCGTGCTGCTATCTGTTTCAGTGTAAGCTGCGGACTCTAAAGTCCGGCCCGCTCATGTGCCTGCTGAGGACTTGCTGGTCGATGACACCGGCCATTTATCGCAGCTACTGCCACGTGCCGCATGTCATGCGACAGCTGTGTTTGGCGCAGCTCTGCAGCTGGATGGGTGTCATGTCCTTCATGCTCTTCTACACAGATTTTGTCGGAGAGGGATTGTATGAAGGAGTTCCCAGCGCTGCACCTGGTACCGCTCTTAGGCAACGCTATGATGAAG GTATCCGTATGGGCAGCCTTGGCCTGTTCCTGCAGTGCGCTACCTCAACCTTCTTCTCGCTGGTCATGAGCAGGCTGGTGCGTCTCTTTGGTACCAGGACAGTCTATTTGAGCAGTATGGTGTGTTTCACCGTCTCTGTTCTGGTCATCTGCTTGTCCAAAAGTGTGCTGTTGGTCACAGCTATGTCAGCCCTCACTGGCTTTGCCTATGCAACGCTGCAGACACTGCCTTACACGCTCACCTGCCACTACCACAAAGAGAAAGAG GTGTACATGCAAAACAGCAAaaccaaaaaaacacacacaaatggatTTACCATCACAAGGGATTCTGTTTGTCTGACTCTAGACAATGGCCCTGGAGATATCAACCACAAGAGTGGCGTTTCCAACGGGCATGCTCATAACAATAAAGATAAAGCAGAGTATTACCCACCTCTGAACAATCAGAATGGTCTGGAATCAGAGGATTTTGAGAAACGTGGGGTGGGACTTGACTTTGCCATTCTGGACAGCACCTTCCTTCTCTCTCAGGTCTTCCCTACCTTTTTCATGGGCATGATCGTCCAGTTCACAGAGTCCGTCACCGCGTATATAGCTTCCTCTGCCATATTTGGTGCAATTGGCATCTATTTTGCCACCCACATCATCTTTGACCAAAAGGACCTCAGAAACTGA